AAACCTTGCACGAAGAGTGGCAAGTAGAGCATGCCCGATAGCCCGAGCTTGGGCTCTTCGATCCACGCGATGTTAGGGTCGTCGGGTTTCATGGGGGAACTGACTGAAGACGGAAGTTCAAAACTAAATCTGGGAGTCCACTTCGACCGACGAAAGGTCACGCCGCGGCCGATTATCGGTCACAAGCGGATTGCTGATCGCCACGCCAAGCCAACCGACGACGAGCACCACCCAGCCCAAGGCGATTGTGAGCAGAGTCCAATTGAGCGAGCCGTCGGGCGCGTACCAATGACGTAACTCTTCGACAACGGCAACGGCGACCAGATTCAAAATGCCCAGCGGCAACATGATCTTCCACGCGAGTGCCATCAACTGATCGAAGCGGAACCGCGGCCAACTCCAACGCACCAGCATAAAGAACACAATCACGGCAAAGATCTTTGCCTGGAACACGCCAATGCGAATCGCAGCGGTTAACCAGCTGATTGTTTCGGCATTCGGGTCGCCGGTGATGTAGGGCAGGTGCCAGCCACCGAGAAACAACAGAACAATCAGGAACGACGCGGCAATCATGTGGAGGAATTCAGCAACCAGGAACAATAGCAACTTCATGCCGGCATACTCGGTGTGATAACCGCCGATGAGCTCTTGTTCCGCTTCGGGCAAGTCGAACGGCAGACGCGATGCTTCGGCAAAGGCGGCAATCAAAAACACCACGAAACCCAGGGGCTGCAGGAAGGCATACCAGCCTTGGAATGCTTGGGCCCTGGTAATGGCATCCAGATCGAGCGAGCCGGCGGCCAAAACGACGCCGAGAATGCCCAGGCTGAGGGGCAGTTCGTAAGCGATGAGTTGAGCGCTGCTGCGGAGACCGCCGAGAAAGCTGTACTTGTTGTTGCTCGACCAGCCCCCGAGGATCACGCCATAGACGGCGATGCTGGAGAGCGCGAAGATCAACAGGATGCTCACGTCGATACCTGGCGCGGCGATCATTTCGATCGGCTGCTTGCTCTCGACCGGCCCGATCTTGAACGAGGGAATCATGCTTCCCATCGGAATGACGACGAATGTCGTAAGCGCGGCGGCGAGAATCACGACGGGAGCGATGGCGTAGAGCGCGTGATTAACGTGCGCCGGCGTGTAGTTTTCTTTGAGAATGAATTTGATGCCATCGGCCAGTGGTTGGCCGAGACCGAACAGGCGAACCTTGGTGCCCGGAATGCCGACGCGATTGGGGCCGATACGATCTTGCACCCAGGCTGCCATGCGCCGCTCGAGCAGCACAAAGTAAGCAGCCGCCGTCATTAGCCCGCCCAGGATAATGGCGATCTTGATTAACGGTTCGATAAAAAATTCGAGGGACATCGATGACCTACGTGGTGGCGACTGCCGGTTGAGGAGCACCCGCAGCAGCGAGTTGATTCACTTTCAAATCGACGCCCAGTTCGTGTACGCCACTCAAAGCTGGCGCGAAAAAGGGAATCTCACGAGCCGCTTCAGCGAGGACTTGCTTGGCTTGATAGAGTCCGCTGCGACCGGCCAATTGCCAGAACAGTTGACCTTCGACCAGCACGCCAGCAGGTGCACGGATGGCCCAGCGAAACGACTGCAGCCGATCGTTGAAGTTGACGTACGAACCTTCGCGTTCGGCGAATGTGCCGCCGGGCACCTGATACGTGGCCGCATCCCACAAAGGAGAGGCAAAGCAGTCCTGCACGATAAGCGTTTTTACACCCGAAAGCTTCTCGACCGCAGCGGCATCGTTCCAATTGGTCTTATAACCACCGCTAATCCAGACGCCCCCCAGCGAAGAGGCATGCTCAGTCAGGAATTCATTCCAGTCGATGACCTTGCCCGCGAAGTTCGCAGCCACGGCATCGACACCGCGGCGATTCGGGCACTTCTCGGCGTGAATGGTAAAGCCGTTCTTGAACTTCTCGTCGGTTCCTTCCACCGGAATCGGTCCCATGGCCACAATCGCTTGGGGATCGAGGCGGCGAATGTATGAAACCAGCAGAAAGGCTTCTTCGACAGTCAGGTGAGGGGACAAGACCACACCCAACTTACCGGCAGCTGTCAGCGACTTCTCCAGTTCCGCCGGCAGTGCGTGCCAATCGAGATTTGTGTAGGAGCCATTGCTCGCAGTCGTCGACTTGCGGCGGAGGTCGATCTGCCGCCCTTCATCGTGAACGTGCTTCCAGCCATAACGGCCGTCGTCACACATCCACCATTGATTGACGTGCGGATTCTCGCGCGGCTTGAGGCGATAGATGTGATCCTGGTTCTCTTCGACTTTAATCGAGCAACCGGTCGAGCAGCCCGCGCACACATTATCGTGGCTCTTCATGAACCAGACGCGCTGCTTGTAGAGGAAGTCCTTGTCGCCCAACGCGCCGACGGGGCAAAGATCGCAGACGTTGCCCGACATCTTGTTATCGAGCGGGAACTGCAATTCGCCGGCATCGTTGCGGAAGACGTCGATCTCTTCGTGCGCGCCGCGATTGATGACCATCAATTCATTGGTGCCCGAGATCTCGCGGGTGAAGCGGACGCAGCGGGTGCACATCACGCAGCGATCGACGAACAGGGTAACGGTATCACCCAGTTCACGGCGGCGACTGCTGAAAGGTTGAATATCGGCCCGGCGTTGGTCGCGACCATATTCGAAGTGATAGTCTTGCAGCGAGCATTCGCCCGCCTTGTCGCAGATGGGGCAATCAACCGGATGACGGAGCAGCAGGTCCTCTTCGACCATCGCGCGGGCGTCGATCACCTTCTGGCTGTTGGTAACGAAAACCGTTCCTTCTTTGGCCGGCGTCTGACAAGCAGGAACGAGGCGAGGCTGCATCGCGATCTTGCCGGTCGCCGCGTCTTTCTGCCCGCACTCGACGAGACACATGCGACAACTGGCGACGACGGAGAGCCCGGGATGCCAGCAGTAATGCGGCACTTCCGCGCCGGCTCGCTGGGCGACCTGAATGCCATTCAGGCGCTCCTGCGCACCGATCTCGATTTCTTTACCATCAACGATGACGACTGGCATAGTTCTTTCGCGCTTTAGTGAATGCTCAGCAGCTTGAGGGCGGGCACAGGCTTCGTTTCAGCCCAGCCATCGGGATTGGTCTTCTTGATGTACTCTTCCAACTCGCCGCGATACTTCTTAAGCGTGTTCTTCAGCGGCCAGGCGGCACCATCGGCGAGGCCGCAGATGGTGGTGCCCGGCATGATGCCGATCGTATCGCCGATTTCAGCAAGCAGATCGAGATCCTTCAGCCGTCCCTTGCCCGCCTTGATGCGAGTCAGCAAGCGAGTGGCCCAACTGGTCCCTTCACGGCAGGGCGTGCATTGGCCGCAGCTCTCGTGCGAGAAGAACCGCGCGCTGTTCATCAGGTAATCCACCATCTGCACCGTTTCGTCCATGACGACGACCGCGGCGGTGCCGAGACCAAGGCAGCCGAACTTGCCGGGCCCGTTAAAATCGAGTGGGCAGTGGAATTCATCAGCCTTGAGAATTCCCATGCTGATGCCGCCGGGAATGCAGGCCTTTGCTTTACGACCCTTCCAGATGCCGCCACCGTAACGGTCGATCAATTCTGTGACCGTGATACCGAGCGGCGCTTCGTAGCAGCCGGGCTTGTTGATGTGACCGCTGAGGCAGTAGAGCTTGGGGCCATAGCTGCCGGCATCGCGCGGGTTGTTCGGATCGGGAGGTACGCCGATCGATTTGAACCATTCGACGCCGCGATCAAAAATCTGCTTCACGCAGGCTGCGGTCTCGACGTTGTTCACGACCGTCGGCTTGCGGAAGGCACCTTCTACCGCAGGGAATGGCGGCTTGATGCGCGGCCAGGCTCGTTTGCCTTCGAGGCTTTCGATCAGGCCCGTTTCTTCGCCGCAGATATAAGCACCCGCACCGCGATGCAGGTGAATATCGAGCGAGTAATCGGTGCCGAAGATGTTCTTGCCGAGATAACCAGCGTCGTAACATTCTTGAATCGCAGCCAGGGTCCGCTTGTAGGCCAGCGGATATTCGCACCGCATGTAGTAGTAAGCTGTTTTGCAATTCGTTGCATAACAGCTAATCATCATCCCTTCGAGCACCTGGTGCGGATCGAGCTCCATCAACACGCGGTTGTTGAAGGTGCCCGGTTCGCTCTCGTCGGCATTCAGGCAGAAATAAATCGGGCCCGGATGATTCGGCGGCAGAAAGGTCCACTTCAGCCCGGTGGGAAAACCAGCGCCGCCGCGGCCACGCAGACCACTTGACTTCACCGTCTCGGCCACGTCTTTGGGAGCCAGCTTGCCGATGACTTTGCGCACTGCTTCGTAGCCGCCGTAGGCTTCATAGCCACGACGGGTCCAGCTATCGGGTTTGCCGATATTGGCGAGCAGGACTGGTTCGAAATCTGCCACGGTTTTCACTTCCTCCCTCGCTGACGCGTCGGGCTATTTGACGGACGCCACGAGTTGTTCGGCTTGCTCTGGGGACACGCTCTGGTGCAAATCGTCATTGGCCAGAATGCAGGGGGCATGTTCGCAGGCCCCGAGGCACTCGGCATATTCGAGCGAGATGCGACCGTCGGGCGTCGTTTCGCCGGCCTTCACGTGCAGCTTGTGTTCGAGATGTTCGAGCAGTTCGTCAGCGCCGCGCAAGGCACAGGCGATCGAGCGGCAAACCCACACCCGGCACTTGCCGCCCGGAGCATCCTGCTTGAAGTAACCATAGAACGTGAGCGTGTCTTGCACCTGCGACGGATGAAGCTCGAGAATCTGCGCGATCTCGACCACGGCCTGTCGCGGCACGCAGCGGAGGTGCTCGTTCACGATGTGCAGCGCGGGGACCGTCACGGCCTGCTTCGAAGGATAGCGCGGAATGAACGCGCGGATCTCTTCGATCATTTTGTCGGTAAGGATGCGTTCAGCCATGAGATTTGGGCGGTTAAAGTTAGCGGTCCAATTCCGCGGCGATAATATTCAAACTGCCGAGCACAGCGACCACGTCCGAGAGGGTATGGCCGCGAATGAGCTTGGGAAACAGCGAGAAGTGAATGTAGGACGGCGGACGGCAACGGGCCCGATAGGGCACGTCACTGCCGTCACCGGCCACATAAAAACCAAGTTCGCCGTTCGGTGATTCGATGGCCGAATAGACTTCTTCGTTCGGCACGGTGAAGCCGCGGTTCAGCATCACCAGTTCGAAGTGCGTGATCGTCCCTTCGATGGTCGAATAGACCTGCTTCTTATTCGGCAGGGTCTTGCGCTCATCGACGCCGACGTTGATCGGCCCAGCAGGCAAGTTCTCAATGGCCTGCGTAATGATCTTCAAGCTCTCGCGCATCTCGGCGAGGCGAACGTAATAACGGGCGAAGCAATCGCCGGCCTTCATGCAGCAGACGTTGAAATCGAAATCGGCATAAGCCAGATAAGGCTCGTCCTTGCGCAGATCGCGGGTCACACCGCTGGCGCGAGCGACAGGGCCCGTGGCGCTCCAATTGGTGGCTTCTTCTTTGGTCAAAATGCCCACGCCCTTGGTCCGGTCAACATAGATGCGGTTGCGATTGAGCAGCCGATCCATGTCATCTAGCGTGGCAGGGAACGTCTTCAGAAAGGTGCGGATCTTTTCGATTACCAGCGGCGTGAAGTCCTGCGACAAACCGCCCACCCGCGTATAGCTGGGGTGAAAGCGCTGGCCGGAGAGTGTTTCGAAAATGTCGTAGATGACTTCCCGCTGATAGAAGGCATACAGAAAGAACGTGAACGCGCCAGTATCGAGCCCCATCGCCCCGGTGCTGAGCAAGTGATCGCTGATGCGGGCCAGTTCCGCGACGATGACGCGGATGTACTTGCAGCGGTTGGTGATTTCGATGCCAAGCAGCTTTTCGACCGCGCCGTGCCAGGCGACACCGTTGGCGACCGGCGAGATGTAGTTCATCCGGTCGGTGATGGTGACGTATTGGTTGTAATCGAGATGTTCGCCCAGCTTTTCGAAGCCGCTATGCAGATAGCCGATATCGGGCATTGCATCGATGACGCGTTCGCCGTCGAGCTTGAGCACGATGCGCAGCGTGGTGTGAGTCGCCGGATGCTGCGGACCGAAGTTCAGGGTCCACAGGTAGTCCTGCTTGTCGGCGGTCGGTTTTTCGAGCGAAGCAATCGACATGAAACTGCTCTAGTACTTACGCCTGGTTGCGGGTCAAAACCGGGAAATTGTGCCGCTCGCCGCGACCTTGCATCGGATAATCTTTCCGCAGCGGGAACGACGTGAACTCTTCCGGCATCAGGATGCGGCGCAAGTCCGGATGGCCAACAAACTCGATGCCGAACATGTCGTACACTTCGCGCTCGAGCCAATTGGCTCCGTTCCACAGAGCACACATGCTCTCGACCTTCAGGTCGGGTTCATTGAGCATCACTCGAACCGTCAGCCGTTCGTTAGTGGTCGTGTTGGCCAGGCAATAGACCAGACCGAAGCGATCGGTCGCATCACGAAACTTGAGATAGTCGACGCAAGTCACTTCCACGAGCAGGTCGAACGAGCGGGCCTCTTTCAGCATTCGCATCGTTGGCAGCAACTCGTCGCGCGGCACGACGACGCGAGTCTGGTCACGAAAGGTCGTGACCTTCTCTTTGCCGAAGCGGCTTTCCATCGCGGCGATTGTTTCAGTGGTGGCTGGCATTCAAGTAGCCCAACGCGTCAGCGAGGGAGATGGTTAGTTGCGGTTAATTTGCGAATTGCGTTATCAAAGTTTCAGTGCGTGTACCCAGGTCTCCCTCGCTTACGCTTCGGGCTACCTTCGTCATTGGGGACTCATTTCTTCACGAGTGTTGATTCTGGATGAAAATAGTGCGACTGCCCGTACATCGGCAGTTCTTGCAGGGCCCGCTTTCGTTCCTGAGCTTGGGCGGTCTCGAATTCGGCTCCGCCGATCGTACCTTCGCGTTGGATTTTGTCTTGCAGGTCCATGATGGCCTGGATCAATTGCTCGGGACGAGGCGGGCAGCCAGGGATGTACATATCGACGGGAATGAAGCGGTCGATCCCCTGTACCACGGCATAGGTATCGAAGACGCCGCCCGTCGAGGCACAAGCACCCATCGAAATGCACCACTTGGGTTCGTGCATCTGCTGCCAGATGCGTTGCAGCACCGGCAGCATCTTCATGGCCACTCGGCCAGCGACGATCATCAGGTCGCACTGCCGCGGACTGAAGCGGAACACTTCGGCTCCAAAGCGAGCCAGGTCATGCTTACTCGCGCCGGTGGCCATTAGCTCGATCCCGCAGCAGGCGGTGGCGAACGGCATCGGCCACAAGCTGTTCTTACGGCACCAGCTGGCAAGTTCGTCGAGCTTGGTGACGACGACATTTTCTGGGAGTTCAGGCTGCTGTTCTAGCGCCATTGAAAGACCCCTTTCCGCCAGGCATACACCAGGCCGACTGCGAGCAGGGCAATAAAGACCATCGCTTCGGCAAAAATCAGCCCGCGAGAGATTCCCGCCCCGGACGCTTGAGCCACCCTGACAGCTGCATCGATCCCGTCCGGATGCCGGCTGGCAACCGCCCAGGGATAGAGAAAGAGGAGTTCGACATCGAAGATCAAAAAGGCGATGGCGACGAGGTGGAACCGCACATCAAACTTCTTGTGCGCGTCGTGAATCGGGTCCATCCCGCTCTCGTACGGCATCCGTTTGACAGCTGACTGCCGCTTAGGGCCGAATAGCGAGCCGGCAAATAGCATCACCAGGGCCAATCCGGTGGCACAGGCGCCGAACAACAAAATGGGGAGTAACTTGAGTTCCATAACCCCAGAATTTCCAAGCGGTTGCGTATTCGAACCAGGACTTTGTGAATCTTATCACAAGGTCTGGCTCAAAGAAAACCCGGCTTTAGCCCGGGTTTGCGTTTTTGATCGTATCGCCAGCTATCACTAGGGTCAATCGGGGGCGATAAGCAGCCAGGAACCGTATCCGAGTGGCAAAATTTGCTAACTGGTGAACTCTCCAGACATTTATATTGCAGCAGTCAGGGGGCCTCTTCTCTTGGAGCACACCCTTCGCGTACACGATAGCCAATCGGGCGAAACTCTGTTCGCCGCGCAAACACCTCACAAGATCGACGAAATTGCCCTTTCCGCCGATGGCAAACAATTCGCTGCAATCACCAGTGCGCACAAGATTCTAACGTGGAAACTTCCTGAGTAGTTGTTTGCATGCGATCTCCACGACCCAAGAATGTAGGAGTCTATTATGCGCCGAGCGTCTATCTCGGCATGAGGCCACGACTGGGCATCTTCATTGTTGATTCGCTGGTGCTGGGATTTGCCCTGGGCACGTTGGGAATTATTTCGACGTTGATTGCGCCGAGTCTGATAAGTCTGTATTCACCACCTGCCATGATTCTCATCTGGCTGTATGAAGTTCCGTTGAAAAGGTCTTCGTTACGAACCGTTGCCTATCGCCTCTTCGGTTGCAAGCTAGTGGATTTGCAAGGAAATCCACCCTCGCTCTTGATTCTCACCTTCCGCCTGTTCTTCTGGATGTTCGGCTTTGGCATCATGTTCTACGACCTGGTCTGGTGTGGCATCGACGATGACCATCAGGGACTGCGCGACTCGCTGGCTGGAACTTGCCTCGTCAGGCAGCAAGCGGTGCCGCTGGGAATCGGGCGGATCCAATTTCCGTTCTACTTCACGCTGGGCTGCAACTTCATGTACCCGCGCGTGGTTCATTCCACTGGCGCGACTGAATCTCAGCCAGCAGAAAAGATTGCTGCCGAATAAATAGCTCGCTGATCTTCTACGGCGTGAAATCTTCCTCGCCGGTAAGGCCGACGACGAAGGCGGCGAGCAGGTCGGCGGTGCGGTCGAGGTCTTCGAGTGAGACCATTTCGACGGCCGAGTGCATGTAGCGATTCGGCAGGCTGACGAGCCCCGTGGCACACCCCGCGCGATTGAGTTGCAGCGCGTTGGCATCGTTCGGTACCGCGCGGCCGCTGGCGGAAAGCTGATGAGGGATCATGTTGTCTTTGGCAGTTTGAATCAGCCGTTCGGTGACGTGGGGATTCATGTTCGGCCCGCGAAAAATAACCGGACCATTGCCGAGAGCAATGTCGCCTTGTTGCCGCTTGTCGATCGTCGGGCAGTCGGTCGCATGGGTCACGTCGACGGCAATGCCAATGTGCGGATCGACACCGAACGCGCTGGTCTGGGCCCCCCGCAGGCCAATCTCTTCAGCCACTGTCGACACGGCATACAAGCCCACCTGGAGCGACTGGCTCGACGCGCGGCGCAGCGCTTCGACAATCGTCCACAGGCCCGTTTTGTTGTCCATGGCCGGCGAGTTCGCCAGTGAGTTCCGCATTTCTTGAAAGCCCAACTGCAAGGTAACAGGATCACCGATGCGAACCAGTTCCTGCGATTCGGCCTTGCTCTTGGAACCGATATCGATCCAGAGGTCTTCCAGCTTGGTGATCTGTTTTCGTTCTTCGTCGGTGAG
Above is a window of Anatilimnocola aggregata DNA encoding:
- the nuoH gene encoding NADH-quinone oxidoreductase subunit NuoH, whose amino-acid sequence is MSLEFFIEPLIKIAIILGGLMTAAAYFVLLERRMAAWVQDRIGPNRVGIPGTKVRLFGLGQPLADGIKFILKENYTPAHVNHALYAIAPVVILAAALTTFVVIPMGSMIPSFKIGPVESKQPIEMIAAPGIDVSILLIFALSSIAVYGVILGGWSSNNKYSFLGGLRSSAQLIAYELPLSLGILGVVLAAGSLDLDAITRAQAFQGWYAFLQPLGFVVFLIAAFAEASRLPFDLPEAEQELIGGYHTEYAGMKLLLFLVAEFLHMIAASFLIVLLFLGGWHLPYITGDPNAETISWLTAAIRIGVFQAKIFAVIVFFMLVRWSWPRFRFDQLMALAWKIMLPLGILNLVAVAVVEELRHWYAPDGSLNWTLLTIALGWVVLVVGWLGVAISNPLVTDNRPRRDLSSVEVDSQI
- a CDS encoding 2Fe-2S iron-sulfur cluster-binding protein, producing MPVVIVDGKEIEIGAQERLNGIQVAQRAGAEVPHYCWHPGLSVVASCRMCLVECGQKDAATGKIAMQPRLVPACQTPAKEGTVFVTNSQKVIDARAMVEEDLLLRHPVDCPICDKAGECSLQDYHFEYGRDQRRADIQPFSSRRRELGDTVTLFVDRCVMCTRCVRFTREISGTNELMVINRGAHEEIDVFRNDAGELQFPLDNKMSGNVCDLCPVGALGDKDFLYKQRVWFMKSHDNVCAGCSTGCSIKVEENQDHIYRLKPRENPHVNQWWMCDDGRYGWKHVHDEGRQIDLRRKSTTASNGSYTNLDWHALPAELEKSLTAAGKLGVVLSPHLTVEEAFLLVSYIRRLDPQAIVAMGPIPVEGTDEKFKNGFTIHAEKCPNRRGVDAVAANFAGKVIDWNEFLTEHASSLGGVWISGGYKTNWNDAAAVEKLSGVKTLIVQDCFASPLWDAATYQVPGGTFAEREGSYVNFNDRLQSFRWAIRAPAGVLVEGQLFWQLAGRSGLYQAKQVLAEAAREIPFFAPALSGVHELGVDLKVNQLAAAGAPQPAVATT
- the nuoF gene encoding NADH-quinone oxidoreductase subunit NuoF, with the translated sequence MKTVADFEPVLLANIGKPDSWTRRGYEAYGGYEAVRKVIGKLAPKDVAETVKSSGLRGRGGAGFPTGLKWTFLPPNHPGPIYFCLNADESEPGTFNNRVLMELDPHQVLEGMMISCYATNCKTAYYYMRCEYPLAYKRTLAAIQECYDAGYLGKNIFGTDYSLDIHLHRGAGAYICGEETGLIESLEGKRAWPRIKPPFPAVEGAFRKPTVVNNVETAACVKQIFDRGVEWFKSIGVPPDPNNPRDAGSYGPKLYCLSGHINKPGCYEAPLGITVTELIDRYGGGIWKGRKAKACIPGGISMGILKADEFHCPLDFNGPGKFGCLGLGTAAVVVMDETVQMVDYLMNSARFFSHESCGQCTPCREGTSWATRLLTRIKAGKGRLKDLDLLAEIGDTIGIMPGTTICGLADGAAWPLKNTLKKYRGELEEYIKKTNPDGWAETKPVPALKLLSIH
- a CDS encoding NADH-quinone oxidoreductase subunit NuoE family protein, which gives rise to MAERILTDKMIEEIRAFIPRYPSKQAVTVPALHIVNEHLRCVPRQAVVEIAQILELHPSQVQDTLTFYGYFKQDAPGGKCRVWVCRSIACALRGADELLEHLEHKLHVKAGETTPDGRISLEYAECLGACEHAPCILANDDLHQSVSPEQAEQLVASVK
- the nuoD gene encoding NADH dehydrogenase (quinone) subunit D, giving the protein MSIASLEKPTADKQDYLWTLNFGPQHPATHTTLRIVLKLDGERVIDAMPDIGYLHSGFEKLGEHLDYNQYVTITDRMNYISPVANGVAWHGAVEKLLGIEITNRCKYIRVIVAELARISDHLLSTGAMGLDTGAFTFFLYAFYQREVIYDIFETLSGQRFHPSYTRVGGLSQDFTPLVIEKIRTFLKTFPATLDDMDRLLNRNRIYVDRTKGVGILTKEEATNWSATGPVARASGVTRDLRKDEPYLAYADFDFNVCCMKAGDCFARYYVRLAEMRESLKIITQAIENLPAGPINVGVDERKTLPNKKQVYSTIEGTITHFELVMLNRGFTVPNEEVYSAIESPNGELGFYVAGDGSDVPYRARCRPPSYIHFSLFPKLIRGHTLSDVVAVLGSLNIIAAELDR
- a CDS encoding NADH-quinone oxidoreductase subunit C codes for the protein MPATTETIAAMESRFGKEKVTTFRDQTRVVVPRDELLPTMRMLKEARSFDLLVEVTCVDYLKFRDATDRFGLVYCLANTTTNERLTVRVMLNEPDLKVESMCALWNGANWLEREVYDMFGIEFVGHPDLRRILMPEEFTSFPLRKDYPMQGRGERHNFPVLTRNQA
- a CDS encoding NADH-quinone oxidoreductase subunit B is translated as MALEQQPELPENVVVTKLDELASWCRKNSLWPMPFATACCGIELMATGASKHDLARFGAEVFRFSPRQCDLMIVAGRVAMKMLPVLQRIWQQMHEPKWCISMGACASTGGVFDTYAVVQGIDRFIPVDMYIPGCPPRPEQLIQAIMDLQDKIQREGTIGGAEFETAQAQERKRALQELPMYGQSHYFHPESTLVKK
- a CDS encoding NADH-quinone oxidoreductase subunit A, translated to MELKLLPILLFGACATGLALVMLFAGSLFGPKRQSAVKRMPYESGMDPIHDAHKKFDVRFHLVAIAFLIFDVELLFLYPWAVASRHPDGIDAAVRVAQASGAGISRGLIFAEAMVFIALLAVGLVYAWRKGVFQWR
- a CDS encoding RDD family protein; the encoded protein is MRSPRPKNVGVYYAPSVYLGMRPRLGIFIVDSLVLGFALGTLGIISTLIAPSLISLYSPPAMILIWLYEVPLKRSSLRTVAYRLFGCKLVDLQGNPPSLLILTFRLFFWMFGFGIMFYDLVWCGIDDDHQGLRDSLAGTCLVRQQAVPLGIGRIQFPFYFTLGCNFMYPRVVHSTGATESQPAEKIAAE
- a CDS encoding M42 family metallopeptidase; amino-acid sequence: MEASSYEFLKQLLHTPSPSGYERPIQDVVRKYVASFADEVKTDLHGNVIACKNPGAKTRVMLAGHCDQIGMLITHFHDSGFLYAQTIGGWDAQQLIGSRMVVWTDKGPIPGVISRKPIHLLTDEERKQITKLEDLWIDIGSKSKAESQELVRIGDPVTLQLGFQEMRNSLANSPAMDNKTGLWTIVEALRRASSQSLQVGLYAVSTVAEEIGLRGAQTSAFGVDPHIGIAVDVTHATDCPTIDKRQQGDIALGNGPVIFRGPNMNPHVTERLIQTAKDNMIPHQLSASGRAVPNDANALQLNRAGCATGLVSLPNRYMHSAVEMVSLEDLDRTADLLAAFVVGLTGEEDFTP